The sequence GTAGGGTCAATATAGATGTGTTTGGAAAACTGGCGCCCTGCTACTTATAAATAAACCCCTACCAGGCTTGGATTACTCGAGGTATCTCAAGTAGCTCTCATGCGAGTTGAAGGGTCACAGAGCACCTTAATGCGGCCTTAACCTATTGAAATAGAAGAAATTGTTTGCTGGGGTAATCGAACCTGGCCGGCCCTTTACTCTTCAGCGGTGGATTAGTCCACGCTTCTCCAAATACTGCTGGTGATAGTCTTCGGCTTTGTAGTATTGGGAAGCGGGGGTGATCTCAGTCACTATGTCCCTGGTGAACCTGCCGGAACTCTGAATTTTTTCCTTCGACTTATTCGCCGCAGCCTCCTGCTCCTCGATGTGGAAAAACAAGACAGATCTGTACTGGGTGCCGACGTCGGGTCCCTGCCGGTTCAGGGTCGTTGGGTCGTGGATGTCCCAAAATACCGCCAAGAGCTCGTCGTACGAAACCTGAGACGGGTCGTACTCCACTTCCACGACCTCAGCGTGCCCGGTTCGCCCGGTGCAGACGTCTTCATAAGTCGGGCTGTCGAGTGATCCTCCCGTGTACCCGACTGAGGTAGCTGTAACTCCCTTGATTTTCCGGAACGCTGCTTCCACTCCCCAAAAGCAGCCCGCCCCAAAAGTCGCCTTCTCCATTCTCTTGTCCGCTCCCTTCTTTTGGTCGCTTGTATTATTTCACCGTTAATTCAAGAAAGTGATGAGCACACTTTAGGAGATGGAGCGCAAAGTTGCAACCTTCCCTATGCCTAGGAGGGAAAACCACGCATTGGCAAATTTGGACGAATTAACTTTTCCATCAGATGGCTGAAATTGCGATTACAAGGGAATATAAATTTTTCTGGTTGCCATCTTACCGGACACTTGGTCCAGATGGGGGCTGCTTGTCGGCCCTTGGTGGCGTGTGGTATGCTCGGCCCATGCGTGGCCGTCCCACCATCGGTGTGTGGCTCCTGCTGACAGGCCTCCTCTCTCTCCCTCTCCCATCCGCTTCTGCGGCCAGCCCTGAGCCCTCGGCCATCGTCCGGCACATCCAGCAGGGCCGCTACCTTGCCGCCCGCGAAGAGCTCCACCGCCTGCTCTTTTCCGATGTAGATCCCGTCTGGAAGCGGCGGGCCTTATACCTGCTCGGCCACGTCCATCTGAAGCTAGGGGCCAACGAGGATGCGGCTCGCTATTTTGAGAGGGCCCGTACGGCTCTTCCCGTTCTGTCGGACTACGCCCTCTACAATCTGGGGCTTGCGGAGGCCGGCGCGGGACGCTACCAGGAGGCCCGGCGGGCTTTCACCTCCCTGTTGAGCGGGGAGCCCGAAAGCCGCCTCCACCCACACGCACTCCTCAAGCGGGCTGAGGCGGCCTTCGCCGCCGACGCCTGGGAGGCGGCCCGGCCCGACTACGAGCGCCTCCTTGAGGGCTGGCCCGCCTTCGACGAGCGCCCCACGGCGAGCTTGAGGCTGGGGCAGATTGCCGAGGCCGAAGGCCACCAGCAGCGGGCGCTGGCCTCATTCAAGGACGCCGTCCTGAGCGGCCCGGCCCATCCGTCGGCGACCGAGGCCTTTGAGCGGCTCGACGCCCTCCGGGCGAGCCTTTCTCTGCGACCCCCTCGCTGGAGCGCCGAGGAGGCCCTCCGGCTGGGGCGGGCATGGCTTGCCGAGGGTCGTCCGAAAGAGGCGTTGGAAGCCTTCGAGCTGGCCCACGGGCAGGCCGTCCGTGCTCTCATCCGGG comes from Nitrospinota bacterium and encodes:
- the msrA gene encoding peptide-methionine (S)-S-oxide reductase MsrA, which encodes MEKATFGAGCFWGVEAAFRKIKGVTATSVGYTGGSLDSPTYEDVCTGRTGHAEVVEVEYDPSQVSYDELLAVFWDIHDPTTLNRQGPDVGTQYRSVLFFHIEEQEAAANKSKEKIQSSGRFTRDIVTEITPASQYYKAEDYHQQYLEKRGLIHR
- a CDS encoding DUF2510 domain-containing protein, with product MGEGERGGLSAGATHRWWDGHAWAEHTTRHQGPTSSPHLDQVSGKMATRKIYIPL